CCGGTTTTGAAGAAGTTTTCCTGTCAGCGAACCCCCGTCATTGGTTGCAGGGCCAGATCAAGCGCTTCACGGAGGGACACGTCTGCCCGCTGGTATTGGGCCCGGCTGCCGTTGGAAACCCATTCGGCGGTCATCGTTTCTACGTTGACGATCCGGATGGAAACCGCTGCCTCCGAGTAAAGTTGGTTCTGAGCTTGCCTGGGCGGGCGTATCTCCCCGTATTCATTTGGAATGTGAAAACCGGAGGACGCATTTCTTCCGACAGATTGTCGATGCTTGCGATAATGATGCTATCCGCACTGGCTGCCCTGCCGATCCTTGATGCGCGTTCGTCAGAAAGGGGCTGACGACTAAATTCGATCTCACTCAATGCCAGTTCGACATCTCCGCGAGATGCAACCCGATAACCATAGCCGAGCGCTTTTGCTGAGACCCGCGAATTGGTTTGGGCAATTGAAGCCCGGCTTTTTTGCGAGTTCCCGTGGAATTGAGTGACTACCAAGACAGTAGTTCCAGGGCGGGGAAGCCGACCTTCGGCTGTCACATTGCTGCTGCCGCAACTTGAGAGTAGTGTGACAGACAAAATCGCGAATAAAATACGGATAATGGGCATGACAGCGAGGCTTATTTGTTGTTTGCGATGAAGTCCTTTACGACGTCGATGATCGCCAAATTGACGAGAGTGTTCATGGCGGGTTCCGGCGTGGGAGTGATTTCCTTTTCTCCTTCGACCTCGCATTCAGCTGTCCAAAGTTCGATCCCGGTCTCGAGATCAATCTTGGTGATCTGAATCCTTACGGTAGGAGACGATATTTTTCTGACCCTTTCTAGAGCGACCTTTGCATCAGCGGGGTTTTCTTCGATTGAATATTGAATCTCCAATCCCCACTTGGCCCCTAGGCGCTTGCCGAGCGATATTTTTGTCTTGAGGTCGCTGAGAGGCTCGCGTGATTCCTCAATGGCAAGCTGAATCTGCTCAGCGTTCGCAGAATTCTTAAGGGGAATTTTTGCTTTGTTCAAAAGGGTGCTTCGGACCCCCTGAGGGAGACGTTTCTCATATCGTTGAGAAACCGCCTTGTTCGTGGACGTATCCTTGCAGGTCAATACCGTGTAAGCCCCTGATCGGGTCACTGACGTATCGATGAATTCTAATCCGCCATATCCCTCGCCTGACTCTTCCGGCCGCGGAGGCGAAGCTGCTAGGCTAGAATGATCGACTTCTCGAGTTCTTTTTTGGAAAGTGCTTGAGGGTGATAGTATGTCCTTTATTTGCAACGTGTCGGCCAGGCATCCAATTGCAATGGCACACGCTCCTAAAGAGGCCCAGGTTTTAGGACTTCTGATGAAAGCCCAAAGGTGTTTGAAGATCATTCTAGTGTTCAAGGAGGGGAGAGAACGATTTTTCGAAGATGTGCCATTGTGTCTAAAAGAGGATATGGCGCAATGACGAAGGCCGTCAAATTGGGTGGAGGCTCTTGGTAGATGTCAAATTGTGTGGCAAGAAAATGACTGCGTCCGGGTGGCGAACCCGGTAGGATTATTTTCGATCTGCTTCCAAACCCCGGGATTTCTTCCACTTGGAAAAATCTGGCCAAAGGGCGGGTGGAATTCCTACGTATGGGCCAGCAAGATGAAGTATCTCTTCCCCATGTTGTGCGTCGTCGGAGCCGGAGCCGCGGGCTACGTCTTCGAGCCACAGATCACGCCAAACCTGATTTCCTACAATCAGACGAAGGTGCGCGTCATCGATGGAGGCGTGGCCGGGGAAAAGAAGGACCAATCCGCGCTAGGCAAGGCCAAGGAAACCGAACCAGTGGCCCCGAAGCCCGAGCCGGTTCCGGAGCCGGTGGTGAAGAACGACACCGAGCCAGCTCCGGCACCTACTCCGGATCCTGCGCCCGAGCCGACACCTGAGCCCGCTCCTGCGATCGCCGACAACGGCGGCGAGAAGATGGATGAAACGCCCAAGCCTGAGCCGACCCCAATCCCCGAAGCAGCCCCGACCGGTGCCGTCCTTGGTGAAGAGGAAATCGTGAAGGCGATGCAGGAGAGCATCAAGGCCGCCGAGGTGAAGGAGTTCACCTTTGACCAAGTGCTTGCCTGGAAGGCCGGCGAGGAGGAGGAAGTGGACGGCGTGAAATACCAGATCGGCAATGCCGCCTACAAAGCGGAGACGATCTTCGGCGTGAAGACAATCCAAGCCAAGGCGCTCATCAAGGATGGCAAGGTCACCAAGTGGATCTGGCCGAATAGCGGCATGGAGATCAAGTAAGGCTCCCTTCGCAGAACATACCTTTTCGAACGGCGGCCCTCATCGGCCGCCGTTTTGTTTGGGGATATTTGCAACCTCTCTCATCTCGTCAGTCCGAATGGGTCGTCATCTTCCGCTTGAGCGGGCACTTCGTCGGGTTTGGGGGATCCCGGTTCCGCGAATGGGTCGTCTTCGTCTCTTTCTTGGCCTGATCTCTTCGCCGTCGGTCAGCGCGAAGAGACGAGGACTAAGCCAGATATCGCCGCGTCAGATGCGCCAGGTGTGCATCTGGCGAAGGATCCTTCCCGGTCGCCGCCTTCACGATTTCCGAAGGGGTCATCACGGCACCCTTCGAGTGCACGTTGTCCCGCAACCAAGTCAGGAGCGGGCCGTATTCGCCGGTGGCCACGCCTTCCGCGATGTAGGAGTCCGCGGTGGCGGCGGCGAAAAGCTGGGCGGCATTCAGATTTCCCAGGGTGTAAGTGGGGAAGTAGCCGAGGCCCCCCATCGACCAATGAATGTCCTGCAAGCAGCCGCGTGCATTGTCCGGCGGTGTCATGCCGAAGAGCTCACGGAAGCTTTCGTTCCATGCCTCGGGAACATCCTTTACGGCGAGGTCTCCTGAGACTAGCTGCCGCTCCAAGCCGAAGCGCAGGAGAATGTGCAGGTCATAGGTCGCTTCGTCCGCTTCCACACGGATGAAGGAGAACTCAGCGCGGTGGACGGCTGCCATGAAGTCATCCAGCGAAATGTTTGCGAGCTGAGGGAAATGCTCGGCCGCTACCGGCAGCCACTTTTGCCAGAAAGGATAGGAGCGGCCAATGTGGTTTTCCCAGAGCCGCGATTGTGATTCATGGATGCCGAGCGAAGCAGCCTCCCCGGAGGGCAGTCCGAACTCGCTGCCGGGCAGACCCTGCTCGTAGAGCCCATGGCCGGCCTCATGCATCACGCCGAAGAGCGAGGAGGTGAAATCATTCTCATCGTAGCGGGTTGTCAGGCGGATGTCGCGCGGACCGAGCGTGGTGCAGAAGGGGTGGGCGGTGGTATCGATGCGGCCCGCCTTGAAATCGAAGCCGAGCGACTCGGCCACCTTGGCATTGAATGCCTGCTGTTGGACGATCGGGTAGGGACCACCGGGTAACTTCGCATCCCGCGCTGCCGAACGTTCCACGGCGGAGGCGGCGAGATCCCGGAGGCGAGGCTTCAGGGTATCGAAAAGCGACGCGATTCCCTCCGCCGTCGCACCGCGCTCATAGGTGTCTAGCAGGGCGTCGTAGGCCTCCGCTTGGTAGCCCCAGCGCTCGGCCTTCTCCCGCGCGATGGCGAGGAGGGTTTCCAGGTGGGGAGCGAAGGAGGGGAAGTCGGAATTCTTCCGGGCTTCAGCCCAAGCTACCTTGGCCAGGGAGGACGCCTGCGCCTCCCGGGCGACGAGCTCTCCCGGCAGCTTGGTGGCGCGGTCGAAATCCCGGCGCATCGCGGCTAGCAGGGCGGGGGAGAGTCCGCTGGCCTCCGCCTGTAGCAGGGCATCCCCCCAAGCGGAGGAGGTGCCCAGGTCGTGGGCTTTCTCCGAAAGCCAGGCGAGCTGGTCCGCCCGCCACTCGTGCCCGGCTTCGGGCAGGTAGGTTTCCTGATCCCAGCCGATCACGGAGGCGGCGCTGGAAACCATGGCGCGTTCGCGGGCCAGGGTGCGGAGGCGGTCGAGTGCGGTGCTCACGGCGTTAGAGTGGATGCGACTGTGCAAACGCGCAACCGGATCGTGTCTCCGAACTATCTCAATTTCTTTGGCAGTTTTTCCCCGGTGATTTCGCACCCTAAGACATGAAAGCAATTCTGCTTGTCGCCCTCCTCCTCTCCTCCCTCGGAAAACTGTCGGCGCGCGAACCCTGGGTCACCCTTACTGGTTTGACGGAATCCCAGGTCAACTCGCGCGTCGGCACCTTTTCAAATGGTCAGCTTGGCCTCGTCCCGGAGCAGATCAGCGGTTACGTGGAAAACGATGTGATCCGCTTTGCTGCGCAATGGGGCCCGCGGAAGGACTCCTACACCCGGCGCGTGGTGTTGGATCAAACCGAGGTCCAATTCGCGAATACCAACGAGTCTCTTCAATCGATCGGCTGGCGGATCGTCTGGGTCAATGGCTTTGCGGTAGACGGCGTCCCGCACTTCAACGCGATCTACCGGAAAACCGATGGTGCCGCCCAGGTCCTCCGGCTCGGGGATTCGCTGAGCCAGCACCAGAGCGCGGACAATTCGATGGGGAACACGCACTTTCTGGAGAACCTTTGTGTCTATCGGGAAGGTACGCTGGTGAAGTATGCAGCGGTCTGGAATCAGGCGGCATTCGGGCTTGCGACGAAAGTTTCTTACGGACTGACGGGCGAGGAGTTGAATGCGGACGTTGCGGCGAACCAAGGGGCGTGGCGGCTCCACAATGTCTGTGGGTATACCAATGCATTCGCGATCGGAGGCGAGAGCCCGCTGCGCTATACCACAGTGTGGAAGAAACCGGATCTGAGTACCTCGTGGGGGATCATTCCGGCGATGACGAAGGAGAATTTCTTCGCGACTGATTCGAATCAGACCGGTGTGGGATGGCGAACCTCTTTCCTCCAGGCATGGAATCAGGGGGATCAGGTTCTCTTCAATGCGATGTGGCTCCCCAATGGCGGCCTGAAGCAGGCGTATATCAACCGCATCGACAATCTGGTGAGAGATGCGATGGAGGATGAAGAAATCCCAGGCTTCACCCTTGCTTTCTCGCGCCGCGGAAAGCTGATCTTCAAGCGGGCGTATGGCTATGCGGATACCGCCAGCAATGAATGGGCGGGCACGGATCATCGCTTCCGCATCGCTAGTGTTTCGAAGCCCATCACCGGTGTCTCGGTGGTGCACGCCTTGGCGAGCCAATCGACGTGGAACTTGAACAGCAAGGTTTTCGGCAGCGGTGCCCTCTTCGGTTCGGACTACGGCACTTCGCCCTACAGCACCTTCGAGCAGGACATCTCGGTGAGGAATCTCCTGCAGCATACTGCCGGATGGACCACCGATGGAAAGCTGTGGTACTTCAACGAACCTTCATGGGGATCGGAGCATAAGCCTTTCATCGACTATCAACTTCAGAACCTGAGCGTCTCAAATGACCCGGGAACGGTCGGCCGCTACTCGAATCTCGGGTATACCATCGCGGCCCGGGTGGTGGAGAAGATCAGCGGTCAGAGCTACGAGGCTTACACGCGGAACCAGGTCTTTGCTCCGTGCGGTATTTCGAATGTGCTTGGCCCCGTGGTGGGGGAGCGCACCCGGGCGCAGAAGAAATTCATGGAGGTGTCCTACTATCCGAACACCAATGAACCGGCGGATCCCGAAGTGGTGGATCCCCGCCGCATGGATGGCAGCACGGCGTGGATCGCGCGGCCTGCGGATCTCCTGTTGCTAGCCAGACGTGTCGATGGCGATGACGACTATGAGGACATCCTGGCCTCTGATCGCATCACCGCGCTTCACACCCGTGGTGCACCGAATTCCTCCTCTGGATACAACTGGCAAACCTATGGGCTCGGTTGGCTTTGCGATGATTATGCGAATCCGACAGTCTGGGGGCACAACGGGAGCATGGCGGGCACCCGGGCGGAGTGGTGGTACCGGACCAACGGCCTCGCCTACGCGTGGGCTGCAAATGCCCAAGGCGAGATCTCGAATGCAGCATTGGAAACGATCCTCAATGACATCACCGCCAACAGCGACTGGCCGGACATCGACCTCTTCGGGACCTATCATCCGGCCTACAATGCTTGGCTTGCCGAGCACTTTAGCGCGGTGGAGCGAACGGAAGGACTCGATGCAGTCTTGCTGAGCCCGGATGCCGATCCGGATGGGGACAGCCTGCCGAATGCGGCGGAGTATTATCTCGGGCGTGATCCACGCGATCCAGACCGCTCTCCCTTTTCCGTTACGGTCGTGGGCGACAACCTGCGCGTCCGGTGGAGTCATAAGATCGGCGTGGAAGGGGTGGATGCCCGCATCCAGTGGAGCCAGACCATGAATAGCTGGAGCACGCCGCTTACTTTCCAGATCGTGAATCGCCCGGATTTGATCAGCCAAGTGGGCTACCGGGTCCAAGAGATGCTGGTGCCTATGACTGCTGCGCGGCGTTTTGCACGGTTGGATTTCACGGTCCGCTAGATGCCGTCTCCTGATCTTGATGCAGCCGCCAGAGCAAGATAGGGGAGGGGAATGGATGCTTCGGCGGCGGAGTTGACCCGCCTCTTTCAGGAGATGGACTCCGGTTCGCAGGATGCTCGCGAAGCGATGCTGGCCGCGGTCTACGGCCAGTTGCGGCTTATCGCTGCGGCGCGCCTTTCCCACGAGTCACCGGGGCGGACGCTTCAGGCCACGGAGCTGGTCCACGAAGCATGGCTCCGCCTCGGCGGCCCGGAGGGCGGGGGCATCGGTTGGAGGAATCGCCGCCATTTCTTTGCTGCCGCCGCGACTGCCATGCGCAGGATTCTCATCGAGCACGCCCGCCAGCGCGCGACGCTGAAGCGCGGGTCAGGTCATGAAGCGCTGAGCATCGAGAGCATCCTCGATCTCTCCGAAGCGCCCGCTAGCGAGCGGATCCTCGCGCTTGATGCCGCCTTGAAGTCGCTGGAGCGGGAGGCTCCTGAAGCGCATCAGGTAGTGATGCTCCGATTCTTCACCGGCTTGTCGGTTGCCGAATGTGCCGAGGCTTTGGATTCCTCCGAACGAACAGTGATGCGTCACTGGACTTTCGCCAAGGCATGGCTCGCGAACGATCTGGAGAACGAATGAATCCCTCGCCCCTCCAGCGATTGTTCGATGAAGCCAGCGAACTTCCGCCGGAGGAGCAAGATGCCTATCTCGAAGGTGCCACGGGAGATGTAGGTCTGCGGCAGCGGGTGAGTGCGCTTCTTCAAAGCGCCCGCCGCTCGCCTTCCTTTCTCGGTAGCCCGACCTTGGATGCTTCGGGAAATGCGGTGGCAGATCCGGTGCAGGCTGGTGTTGGACCCGGATCGAAGATTGGACCTTATGAGCTGATCCGGAAGCTTGGGTCGGGTGGAGGCGGAGTCGTTTTTCTCGCTCGTCAGGAGCAGCCGCTCCAACGGGTGGTCTCGCTCAAGATCGCGCGCGCCTCACTTGATGAGGAGGAACCACGCTGGCGTTTCGAAGTGGAGCGTCAGGCCATTTCTCGAATGGAGCACTCGGGAATCGCACGTGTATTGGATGCGGGATTGACTTCGGAGGATCGTCCTTGGATCGCCATGGAGTATATCCCGGGTGAAGCGATCACCACGTGGTGCGATTCGCATCAACTGAATCTCACGGAGAGGGCGGCGTTGATGGCGGATGTCTGTGACGCTGTACATCACGCTCATCAGAAAGGCGTGCTTCATCGCGACTTGAAGCCTTCGAATGTTCTCGTGACCAAGGATCACGATGGCACCCCGCGAGCTTGCCTCATCGATTTTGGTATCGCCCGGCTCAATGACGTCAACGCGGATGCCCGCCAGACCCTCCCTGGTCGCTTGCCCGGAACGCCTGCCTACATGAGCCCGGAGCAGATCCAGGGAGAGCACGATGCCGTCGATGCAAGAACGGACATTTTCTCGCTGGGTGTGATCCTTTATGAGCTGCTCGCCGGCGAGTCTCCTTTTCGTGATCCCTCCGGAGCTTCCCGTGAAGTGACAGCTCCGGATCGCAAGACACGGCTCGCTTCGGAAGAGGCTGTGGTCGTGCGATCGCGCGATCGCGCCCAAACGCCTCATGGGTGGAAGCGGGCGATGCGTGGGGATCTTTCGTTGATCGCCTTGAAGTGCCTGCGGATCGATCCCGATGAGAGATACGCGAGTGCTGATGCCTTGGCGGTCGATCTCCGTGCCTTTGTCGCGCATCAGCCGGTCTCGGCCCGTCGTCCTACTCTGGCATATCTCGCCTCGCGCATGGTCCGTCGTCATCCGCTTGCGACGATGTCAGCGATACTGGGGGTTTTGGTTTTGGTCGGTTCCGCGCTCGCGATCCTGGATGCCCGGCGCCACGCAATCGCACAGCGCGAGCTGGCCTTGGCGGAACGCGAGAGGGCGGAGGATCTCTTCTCCGGTTTTGCTCGCCTGATCGTCGCAGGAAATCCGGAGTATGGGAGGTCTCAGGATTACCTGCTAAAGCAGGCCGTTCTGGATTTCGCCGAGAGGCTTCCCAAGGAGCTCACCCGGGATCCCCGCACCGAGGCAAAGGCCCGCCATACTTTGGCGCATGCTCTTCAGGGGATGGGGGAGACGGTGAAAGCCCAGGAGCAATTCAAGGTGACGCTCGCCTTGCTCGATGAGCTGCCGGAAGAAAAGTCGTCCGATCTCTTGCCCGATGTGCTTTTCGGAAATGCGATATCGGTGGCTGAGACGCAGCCGGATACCGCGTGGGGACAGTTGTTGCGAGCGGAGGGGTTGCTCAAATCATCGTCCCAAGCATACGCACCGAAAATGAGAGCTCGGGTGCTTTGCCAGTTGTCGGTGATGGCACACGACCGGGGCGATCTCCCGAAGGCGGAAGCCTTCGCCAAGCAGGCGCTGGAAGTCGCGGAAGAACCGCGATCCGGTGACCCGGAGTTGGTCGCGAAGTGCCTGTGGACGCTCTCCCGAGTGGAGCGTTCGCTCGAGCGCAAGGATGAAGTGCGCAGGCTTCAAGTCCGGCGGCTGGAGGTGCTTGTTTCGGTGATTGGCGAGCAGTCGCCGCAGGTTTGGGACACCAAGGCAGAGCTGGCCTTGCTGGATCTTTCAGGGCCGGATTCCACGGAAGCTACCGCCACGCTCCATGAAATGGCGAGGCTTACCGAGGCTCACTTCGGTGCCGTCCATTCGCAGACCTTGGCCCGCTGGATCGACTATGCGCGGGCACTGGCGAGAACCGGCCGCAAATACGAGGCAAAGCCGGTGTATGCGGACATTCTGAAGCGTGCCTCTGATCCCTCCTTTTCCGAGCCGAACACGCTTGAGCGTTGGAAGGCCGAGTGCCGGGAGTTGGAAGAGTGATCGTTTGGCGCTTACGCCGGCTGCTGCTGGGAGATGCAGTGCAGCGTGCCGCCTTCTTCCACGAGATCGAGGCAATCGATACCAACCACCTCGCGATCGCCGAAGAGTTCGCGGAGCATGCCGAGGGCCCGGTCGTCGTTCTTGTGCTGGCGGAACGTCGGCACCAACACGCCGCCATTCACGATGAGGAAATTCACATAAGAGGCGGGGAGGACGGGCAATCGCCATCCGGGGACTTCGCAAGCTTCCGGCATATGGATCGGAATGATCTCGAAGGGCTTGCCTTCGTGACCAAGGAAGGACTTCAGGGTGCCATAGTTGTTATCCAGCACACCATAATTCGGCGAGCTGTGGTCTTTCTCCACGCAGGCTACGATCGTGCCGCAATCGATGAAGCGTGCGAGGTCATCGATGTGGCCGTCGGTATCGTCACCTTCGATGCCCTGCTTCAGCCAGAGGATATCGCGGACATCGAGGGTATCGCGAAGCTTCTGCTCGATCTGCTCGCGGGAGAGATGAGGGTTACGGTTCTTATTAAGAAGCACGGCCTCGGTGGTGAGCAATTGTTGGGCGCCATTCACTTCAATCGCGCCGCCTTCGAGAATCATCCCGCCTTCGAAGCGTTTCATCCCGAGGCTCTGCGCCACTTGGCGAGGGATCGAGTCATCCAGATCGTAAGGAGGAAACTTGCCGCCCCAGGCATTGAATCCCCAGTCCGTGACAGCGACTTCACCGGTCTCCCGGTTCTTCACGAAGATGGGGCCATGGTCGCGGCACCACACATCGTTGTGAGGATGATCGAAGAGCTCCACTCGTTCCGGCACGGCCTTGGCTTTGTTGCAGAGCTCGCGGATCGCGGCGTGATCAGATCCCGGTGCGTTGATGCGAACCTTTTCGAAGCGGGTGACGGCCGCTGCAATCTCGGCGAATTTTCCGCGCATGAAATCATGCTTGGTGCCGCCCCAGTGGCGCTCGTCATTGACCGGCCAGGAAAGCCAAACGGCTTCCTGGTGCGACCATTCGGCAGGCATCGCGTAGCGGAGTTCGGCGGGAGTCATGCGGGCGGGAGCAAAGCAGTATCACGCTTGGCGCGAAAGCGGGAATGTGGATCTTCGCCTGATGACCAGGGCGGAACGGCAGGAATTGGCTTGGGTAGTCCTTGAGGGATTGTCCGTCGGCGATGCCTTCGGTGAGATGGCCTCCTACCGGAGTGAGAATGTCCGCAAGAGCGTGGAACTGGGAGTCCCTGCCGGGCCGTGGTGGTGGACGGATGACACCGCGATGGCCTTGGGGATCATGGAGTGCCTTGTCGCATTAGGGAAGATCGATGAGGATTCGTTGGCGCAAATCTTTGCCAGAAATTTTAATCGGGATCCGGATCGCGGCTATGGCCGGATGGCCCGCATGGTCCTCCGCTCGATCGTGGCGGGAGAGGATTGGCGGAAGGTCTCGAGCACTGCTTTTGGCAGCGGCTCCATGGGAAATGGGGCGGCCATGCGAGTCGGCCCTGTTGGCGCTTGGTTCGCGGATGATCTGGATCGGGTTGTCGAGGAGGCGACGCTCTCCGCGCGGGTTACTCATTGGCATCCGGAGGGAATCGCGGGCGCGGTAGCGGTAGGTGTGGGAGTCGCGAATGCTTGGCGGAGCCGCGCGCTTCCAGTTGCCGAAGCCCGGAGAATGATTGCCGACGAGGTTTTGAAGCGTTGCCCCTCTGGCGCGACCCGCACGATGATCGAGTCCGCCTGCAAGTTTGATTCCGGCGCTAGCCCGATGGAAGCAGGGAGAGCCTTGGGCAACGGAGCTTTAGTCACTTCTCCTGATACCGTCCCGTTTGTCTTTTGGTCCGCCCTGAGATCCTTGGATGATTATCAGGAAGCGATCCTCGGCACCATCGAGGCAGGAGGCGATTGTGACACCAATGCCGCTATGGTCGGCTCGATTGTGGCCGCCCGATTGGGAATTTCCTGCATTCCCACTGAGTGGCGCAGTGCCCGGGAATCCCTTCCGAGAGAAGGGTGATTGTGGAAAAATTGTCGTGAAATTGACGAATTCATGACGTATTCGGCATTTATGAAGCGACGTGGATTCATGGGAACCCTCACGGGTGGGACAATGGCAGGAGCAGCGGGCCTATCTACCGCGCAGGATCAAACCGCCGAGGGTAGCCCGCTGGTGAAGACCCCGGCGGTGATCATGGCACCCCGCGCCGATGGCGTGGAGGTGGTGTGGGCCGTGTCCAAGCTGGCCCGTGGTCACGTGGAGTGGAAGGCTGCGGACGGTAGCCGCGGGATCGTCGGCGCGGATCGTTTCGGCTTCGTGCCGCAGGGTGACGAGATTCTGCGGGTGAAGGTATCCGGGCTGAAACCCGGCGGCAGCTATGAGCTGCGGACGATCACCGATGCCGCCGATGGCAAGGACCGCCACGAAAGCCCTTGGAAGAAATTCCGAACTCTCGATCCTTCCGCCAAGGAGACGAAATTCGTGGTCTGGAACGATACCCACCAGAACGAGGCCACGATCAAGCAACTCCATGCCTCCACGCCGAAGGGGGGAGACTTCCTGCTCTGGAATGGCGATACCTGCAATGACTGGCACCAGGAAGACTGGCTCGTTCCGACGCTTCTGAATCCTGCCGGACAAGACATCACCGACGAGCGGCCGATGCTGCTTGTCTGGGGCAATCACGACGTGCGTGGCAAGTGGGCCTACAAGGTTCCCGAAATGATCGCCACGCCGGAGGGCCGTCCTTTCTATGCCTTTCGCAGCGGGCCGATGGCGGTGATCTGTCTGCACACCGGTGAGGACAAGCCGGACGATCACCCGAGCTTCGGCGGGCGCGTGGCTTTTGAGAAGCTCCGCAAGGAGCAAGGCGAGTGGCTGAAAGAAGTCACCGCGCGACCTGAATTCCGCGATGCGCCCTATCGTGTCGTTTTCTGCCACATCCCACTGCGCTGGACCGAGGAGGTCCCGAATGCCGGCTACGAAAACGGAGGTTATGATGCCTTCAGCCGCTTCAGCCGCGAGGCGTGGCATGAAGTCTTGGTGGCGTGGAAGACACAGGTGGTGATCTCCGGACACACCCACCAGAATGCTTGGATCCCCGGCACCGCGGAGTTTCCCTATGCCCAGCTGGTCGGCGGCGGTCCGCAGCCGGAACGCGCGACATGGATCGAAGGCAAGGCCGACGCCAATGCCCTGGTCTTCGCGATGAAGAATCTTAAGGGCGAAGTCGTCCGCAGTGCCGAGTTCAAGCCTTTGGCATGATCCGGAGCATCAAGGTCTCTCGCTGACCGCGGCAGCCACCGGGGCGGGTTTTGGGGAAAGCCCGTCCCTGACGATGAAAAACACCGCGCCCAGCATGCAGAGAGCGGCGAAGAAGTAATTCCAACTCAGCTTTTCCTTCAGGTAGAAAATCGCGAAGGGGGCGAAGACCGCGAGCGTGATGACTTCCTGGGTGATCTTCAATTGCGCCGC
This portion of the Luteolibacter luteus genome encodes:
- a CDS encoding carboxypeptidase M32, which gives rise to MSTALDRLRTLARERAMVSSAASVIGWDQETYLPEAGHEWRADQLAWLSEKAHDLGTSSAWGDALLQAEASGLSPALLAAMRRDFDRATKLPGELVAREAQASSLAKVAWAEARKNSDFPSFAPHLETLLAIAREKAERWGYQAEAYDALLDTYERGATAEGIASLFDTLKPRLRDLAASAVERSAARDAKLPGGPYPIVQQQAFNAKVAESLGFDFKAGRIDTTAHPFCTTLGPRDIRLTTRYDENDFTSSLFGVMHEAGHGLYEQGLPGSEFGLPSGEAASLGIHESQSRLWENHIGRSYPFWQKWLPVAAEHFPQLANISLDDFMAAVHRAEFSFIRVEADEATYDLHILLRFGLERQLVSGDLAVKDVPEAWNESFRELFGMTPPDNARGCLQDIHWSMGGLGYFPTYTLGNLNAAQLFAAATADSYIAEGVATGEYGPLLTWLRDNVHSKGAVMTPSEIVKAATGKDPSPDAHLAHLTRRYLA
- a CDS encoding serine hydrolase, with the protein product MKAILLVALLLSSLGKLSAREPWVTLTGLTESQVNSRVGTFSNGQLGLVPEQISGYVENDVIRFAAQWGPRKDSYTRRVVLDQTEVQFANTNESLQSIGWRIVWVNGFAVDGVPHFNAIYRKTDGAAQVLRLGDSLSQHQSADNSMGNTHFLENLCVYREGTLVKYAAVWNQAAFGLATKVSYGLTGEELNADVAANQGAWRLHNVCGYTNAFAIGGESPLRYTTVWKKPDLSTSWGIIPAMTKENFFATDSNQTGVGWRTSFLQAWNQGDQVLFNAMWLPNGGLKQAYINRIDNLVRDAMEDEEIPGFTLAFSRRGKLIFKRAYGYADTASNEWAGTDHRFRIASVSKPITGVSVVHALASQSTWNLNSKVFGSGALFGSDYGTSPYSTFEQDISVRNLLQHTAGWTTDGKLWYFNEPSWGSEHKPFIDYQLQNLSVSNDPGTVGRYSNLGYTIAARVVEKISGQSYEAYTRNQVFAPCGISNVLGPVVGERTRAQKKFMEVSYYPNTNEPADPEVVDPRRMDGSTAWIARPADLLLLARRVDGDDDYEDILASDRITALHTRGAPNSSSGYNWQTYGLGWLCDDYANPTVWGHNGSMAGTRAEWWYRTNGLAYAWAANAQGEISNAALETILNDITANSDWPDIDLFGTYHPAYNAWLAEHFSAVERTEGLDAVLLSPDADPDGDSLPNAAEYYLGRDPRDPDRSPFSVTVVGDNLRVRWSHKIGVEGVDARIQWSQTMNSWSTPLTFQIVNRPDLISQVGYRVQEMLVPMTAARRFARLDFTVR
- a CDS encoding ECF-type sigma factor — encoded protein: MDASAAELTRLFQEMDSGSQDAREAMLAAVYGQLRLIAAARLSHESPGRTLQATELVHEAWLRLGGPEGGGIGWRNRRHFFAAAATAMRRILIEHARQRATLKRGSGHEALSIESILDLSEAPASERILALDAALKSLEREAPEAHQVVMLRFFTGLSVAECAEALDSSERTVMRHWTFAKAWLANDLENE
- a CDS encoding serine/threonine-protein kinase, coding for MNPSPLQRLFDEASELPPEEQDAYLEGATGDVGLRQRVSALLQSARRSPSFLGSPTLDASGNAVADPVQAGVGPGSKIGPYELIRKLGSGGGGVVFLARQEQPLQRVVSLKIARASLDEEEPRWRFEVERQAISRMEHSGIARVLDAGLTSEDRPWIAMEYIPGEAITTWCDSHQLNLTERAALMADVCDAVHHAHQKGVLHRDLKPSNVLVTKDHDGTPRACLIDFGIARLNDVNADARQTLPGRLPGTPAYMSPEQIQGEHDAVDARTDIFSLGVILYELLAGESPFRDPSGASREVTAPDRKTRLASEEAVVVRSRDRAQTPHGWKRAMRGDLSLIALKCLRIDPDERYASADALAVDLRAFVAHQPVSARRPTLAYLASRMVRRHPLATMSAILGVLVLVGSALAILDARRHAIAQRELALAERERAEDLFSGFARLIVAGNPEYGRSQDYLLKQAVLDFAERLPKELTRDPRTEAKARHTLAHALQGMGETVKAQEQFKVTLALLDELPEEKSSDLLPDVLFGNAISVAETQPDTAWGQLLRAEGLLKSSSQAYAPKMRARVLCQLSVMAHDRGDLPKAEAFAKQALEVAEEPRSGDPELVAKCLWTLSRVERSLERKDEVRRLQVRRLEVLVSVIGEQSPQVWDTKAELALLDLSGPDSTEATATLHEMARLTEAHFGAVHSQTLARWIDYARALARTGRKYEAKPVYADILKRASDPSFSEPNTLERWKAECRELEE
- a CDS encoding agmatine deiminase family protein, whose amino-acid sequence is MTPAELRYAMPAEWSHQEAVWLSWPVNDERHWGGTKHDFMRGKFAEIAAAVTRFEKVRINAPGSDHAAIRELCNKAKAVPERVELFDHPHNDVWCRDHGPIFVKNRETGEVAVTDWGFNAWGGKFPPYDLDDSIPRQVAQSLGMKRFEGGMILEGGAIEVNGAQQLLTTEAVLLNKNRNPHLSREQIEQKLRDTLDVRDILWLKQGIEGDDTDGHIDDLARFIDCGTIVACVEKDHSSPNYGVLDNNYGTLKSFLGHEGKPFEIIPIHMPEACEVPGWRLPVLPASYVNFLIVNGGVLVPTFRQHKNDDRALGMLRELFGDREVVGIDCLDLVEEGGTLHCISQQQPA
- a CDS encoding ADP-ribosylglycohydrolase family protein gives rise to the protein MRAGAKQYHAWRESGNVDLRLMTRAERQELAWVVLEGLSVGDAFGEMASYRSENVRKSVELGVPAGPWWWTDDTAMALGIMECLVALGKIDEDSLAQIFARNFNRDPDRGYGRMARMVLRSIVAGEDWRKVSSTAFGSGSMGNGAAMRVGPVGAWFADDLDRVVEEATLSARVTHWHPEGIAGAVAVGVGVANAWRSRALPVAEARRMIADEVLKRCPSGATRTMIESACKFDSGASPMEAGRALGNGALVTSPDTVPFVFWSALRSLDDYQEAILGTIEAGGDCDTNAAMVGSIVAARLGISCIPTEWRSARESLPREG